From a region of the Cygnus atratus isolate AKBS03 ecotype Queensland, Australia chromosome 3, CAtr_DNAZoo_HiC_assembly, whole genome shotgun sequence genome:
- the ATF3 gene encoding cyclic AMP-dependent transcription factor ATF-3 isoform X1 has protein sequence MMVQHSGQVSALEVSASAIVPTLSPAGSLGFDDFTNLTPLVKDELRFAIQNKRQSHRMSSTLDTVTVSERPIETSVMKTEFSPEEDERKKRRRERNKIAAAKCRNKKKEKTECLQKESEKLETINAELKAQIEELKNEKQHLIYMLNLHRPTCIVRAQNGRTPEDERNLFIQQIKEGTLQG, from the exons ATGATGGTCCAACACTCAGGCCAGGTATCTGCATTAGAAGTCAGCGCCTCCGCAATTGTTCCCACTTTGTCCCCTGCAGGGTCACTGGGGTTTGATGATTTCACAAATTTAACCCCTCTGGTGAAAGACGAACTGAGATTCGCCATCCAAAATAAACGTCAGTCCCACAGAATGTCTTCCACATTGGATACGGTGACTGTTTCTGAAAGGCCAATTGAAACATCAGTCATGAAAACAGAG TTTTCTCCTGAAGaggatgaaaggaaaaagcgaagaagagaaaggaacaaaattgCTGCTGCAAAGTGCcgaaacaaaaagaaggaaaaaacagaatgtttGCAGAAA GAATCAGAAAAGCTGGAAACTATCAATGCGGAATTAAAAGCCCAGATTGAAGAGCTAAAGAATGAGAAGCAGCATTTGATATACATGCTAAATCTTCACAGACCCACTTGTATAGTTCGGGCGCAAAATGGAAGGACACCTGAAGATGAAAGGAATCTTTTTATTCAACAGATCAAAGAAGGAACATTACAAGGTTAA
- the ATF3 gene encoding cyclic AMP-dependent transcription factor ATF-3 isoform X2 produces MSSTLDTVTVSERPIETSVMKTEFSPEEDERKKRRRERNKIAAAKCRNKKKEKTECLQKESEKLETINAELKAQIEELKNEKQHLIYMLNLHRPTCIVRAQNGRTPEDERNLFIQQIKEGTLQG; encoded by the exons ATGTCTTCCACATTGGATACGGTGACTGTTTCTGAAAGGCCAATTGAAACATCAGTCATGAAAACAGAG TTTTCTCCTGAAGaggatgaaaggaaaaagcgaagaagagaaaggaacaaaattgCTGCTGCAAAGTGCcgaaacaaaaagaaggaaaaaacagaatgtttGCAGAAA GAATCAGAAAAGCTGGAAACTATCAATGCGGAATTAAAAGCCCAGATTGAAGAGCTAAAGAATGAGAAGCAGCATTTGATATACATGCTAAATCTTCACAGACCCACTTGTATAGTTCGGGCGCAAAATGGAAGGACACCTGAAGATGAAAGGAATCTTTTTATTCAACAGATCAAAGAAGGAACATTACAAGGTTAA